One Paramisgurnus dabryanus chromosome 10, PD_genome_1.1, whole genome shotgun sequence genomic region harbors:
- the LOC135718069 gene encoding uncharacterized protein, with the protein MQKSESACVYSRTFYRESSSALNFHYRSESACVYSRTFYRESSSALNFHYRSESACVYSRTFYRESSSALNFDYRSESACVYSRTFYRESSSALNFHYRSESACVYSRTFYRESSSALNFDYRSESACVYSRTFYRESSSALNFDYRSESACVYSRTFYRESSSALNFDFRSESACVYSRTFYRESSSALNFHYRSESACVYSRTFNRESSSALNFHYRSESACVYSRTFYRESSSALNFDYRSESACVYSRTFYRESSSALNFHYRSESACVYLRTFYRESSSALNFDYRSESACVYSRTFYRESSSALNFDYRSESACVYSRTFYRESSSALNFDFRSESACVYSRTFYRESSSALNFHYRSESACVYSRTFYRESSSALNFDYRSESACVYSRTFYRESSSALNFHYRSESACVYSRTFYRGLSIYLSPESCLSVSLPSLLQPLTFTTDQSQLVSTRVPSTEEIIPDSQKQVKKPASACQGCKTHQLVKEEMSSLEKCSVCYGPFSPLKWWGLKCQVCTTTWHVYCYHKKEEIQNSWNETETSEEDLSDNDPEYVPASETDSEDDEPPSRLEKSTVLTEKESSMMDISHMSGITAKETSANITDSTSIAKKGLNFCFVCKKAHFKIARHFKVHVKENAEIAKALSFPARSKSRKEWLEKLRNKGNFIHNCEVLKDGAGSLKVKRRAQGGFKKYEYCLHCRGMFLRAELWRHMRRCPSRPTDHDHQGRKRILGLASVVKSACSSAVEEGVLKMLSRMHNDEIAALVRNDFCLLRFAESLYSKHGHDPSKHDYIRQKIRQLGRFLQTMRKSSPVLTLEDAVKPSNFLNVIEAVKETAGFDKNNNTYKTPSLALKIGHSLVKVNDIIHCHALMAEDENLVKSSDGFQKLYRAKWPEYISYGALNTISELKYNKPTKLPLTKDIMRLNKHLDKKAKSATAALEKAATPQNYSNVARTTLTKIVLFNRRRVGEVSKMKLKNFLDRDCSITQNEMNLSEYEQKLCKYFERVELKGKKGRKVAVLLTPEMTKSLNLMIMKREQCGVPNKNEYLFAVPHCLTCYRGHQCLRKFADECGAQKPDFLRSTPLRKEMATTSQILDLKNNEMDQLADFLGHDITVHRHFYRLSDATIQSGKISKLLLALERGKLHELRGKTLDEIGDFTDDDDDDEDDDESESDEDTTLDTETADEINEEHMDTSAREETHTNICGQNGSNSHVHTEQPTCSSADRPIPGCIVGGKQKPDKGARRPWSNAEVNAVLKHFKPHIAKGHLASLRECELCKKCEPVLQNRTLHNIRDFVRNRGVTLKRKMTNT; encoded by the exons ATGCAGAA ATCAGAGTCAGCTTGTGTCTACTCGCGTACCTTCTACAGAG AGTCTTCATCAGCCCTTAACTTTCACTACAGATCAGAGTCAGCTTGTGTCTACTCACGTACCTTCTACAGAG AGTCTTCTTCAGCCCTTAACTTTCACTACAGATCAGAGTCAGCTTGTGTCTACTCACGTACCTTCTACAGAG AGTCTTCTTCAGCCCTTAACTTTGACTACAGATCAGAGTCAGCTTGTGTCTACTCACGTACCTTCTACAGAG AGTCTTCTTCAGCCCTTAACTTTCACTACAGATCAGAGTCAGCTTGTGTCTACTCGCGTACCTTCTACAGAG AGTCTTCATCAGCCCTTAACTTTGACTACAGATCAGAGTCAGCTTGTGTCTACTCGCGTACCTTCTACAGAG AGTCTTCATCAGCCCTTAACTTTGACTACAGATCAGAGTCAGCTTGTGTCTACTCTCGTACCTTCTACAGAG AGTCTTCATCAGCCCTTAACTTTGACTTCAGATCAGAGTCAGCTTGTGTCTACTCACGTACCTTCTACAGAG AGTCTTCATCAGCCCTTAACTTTCACTACAGATCAGAGTCAGCTTGTGTCTACTCGCGTACCTTCAACAGAG AGTCTTCTTCAGCCCTTAACTTTCACTACAGATCAGAGTCAGCTTGTGTCTACTCACGTACCTTCTACAGAG AGTCTTCTTCAGCCCTTAACTTTGACTACAGATCAGAGTCAGCTTGTGTCTACTCACGTACCTTCTACAGAG AGTCTTCTTCAGCCCTTAACTTTCACTACAGATCAGAGTCAGCTTGTGTCTACTTGCGTACCTTCTACAGAG AGTCTTCATCAGCCCTTAACTTTGACTACAGATCAGAGTCAGCTTGTGTCTACTCGCGTACCTTCTACAGAG AGTCTTCATCAGCCCTTAACTTTGACTACAGATCAGAGTCAGCTTGTGTCTACTCTCGTACCTTCTACAGAG AGTCTTCATCAGCCCTTAACTTTGACTTCAGATCAGAGTCAGCTTGTGTCTACTCACGTACCTTCTACAGAG AGTCTTCTTCAGCCCTTAACTTTCACTACAGATCAGAGTCAGCTTGTGTCTACTCGCGTACCTTCTACAGAG AGTCTTCTTCAGCCCTTAACTTTGACTACAGATCAGAGTCAGCTTGTGTCTACTCGCGTACCTTCTACAGAG AGTCTTCTTCAGCCCTTAACTTTCACTACAGATCAGAGTCAGCTTGTGTCTACTCACGTACCTTCTACAGAGGTTTGTCAATATATTTGTCTCCTgaatcttgtctgtctgtctctcttcct AGTCTTCTTCAGCCCTTAACTTTCACTACAGATCAGAGTCAGCTTGTGTCTACTCGCGTACCTTCTACAGAG GAAATAATACCTGATTCCCAGAAGCAAGTCAAGAAGCCAGCAAGTGCCTGTCAGG GTTGTAAGACACATCAGCTTGTCAAAGAGGAGATGTCATCTTTAGAAAAATGCTCAGTTTGTTATGGACCATTTTCCCCGCTGAAGTGGTGGGGGCTGAAATGTCAAG TGTGCACTACTACATGGCATGTGTACTGCTACCATAAAAAAGAAGAAATACAAAACAGTTGG AATGAAACTGAAACAAGTGAAGAGGACTTATCAGATAATGATCCAGAATATGTTCCAGCTTCAGAAACCGATTCGGAAGATGATGAACCACCAAGCAGATTGGAAAAATCTACAGTTCTGACAGAGAAGGAATCATCAATGATGGATATAAGTCACATGAGTGGAATAACTGCAAAGGAAACATCTGCAAACATAACAGACTCAACATCTATTGCAAAGAAGGGATTGAATTTTTGCTTTGTTTGCAAAAAAGCTCATTTTAAAATCGCTAGACATTTTAAAGTTCATGTTAAGGAAAATGCAGAGATCGCCAAAGCTTTAAGTTTCCCTGCACGCTCAAAAAGTAGAAAGGAGTGGCTAGAGAAACTTAGAAACAAAGGGAACTTCATACATAACTGTGAGGTGCTGAAAGATGGAGCTGGTTCGCTTAAAGTCAAAAGAAGAGCCCAGGGTGgctttaaaaaatatgaatattgTCTCCATTGTAGGGGCATGTTTTTGAGAGCAGAGCTATGGAGACACATGAGAAGGTGCCCTTCAAGACCAACAGACCATGACCACCAAGGCAGGAAGAGAATACTTGGCTTAGCATCAGTAGTCAAATCAGCATGTTCAAGCGCTGTTGAAGAAGGGGTGCTTAAGATGTTAAGCCGCATGCACAATGATGAAATTGCTGCACTTGTTCGCAATGACTTTTGCCTTTTAAGATTTGCAGAGTCCCTTTACAGTAAACATGGACATGATCCCTCAAAACACGACTATATTCGGCAAAAAATCCGCCAGCTGGGCCGATTTCTCCAGACAATGCGCAAGAGTTCTCCAGTCCTAACTTTAGAGGATGCGGTTAAACCATCAAATTTCCTGAATGTGATTGAGGCTGTGAAAGAAACTGCAGGGTTTGATAAGAACAATAACACCTATAAGACTCCAAGTCTGGCATTAAAAATCGGCCACTCCCTGGTGAAAGTAAATGACATAATTCACTGCCATGCCCTCATGGCTGAAGATGAAAACCTAGTGAAGTCCTCAGATGGTTTCCAAAAGCTTTATCGGGCCAAGTGGCCTGAATACATTTCGTACGGTGCTTTAAACACTATAAGTGAATTAAAATACAACAAGCCGACGAAACTTCCACTCACCAAAGACATCATGAGGCTTAACAAGCATCTTGATAAAAAGGCAAAGTCAGCAACTGCAGCACTGGAGAAGGCAGCAACACCGCAGAATTATTCCAATGTTGCAAGAACAACGCTGACCAAGATTGTGCTTTTCAATAGGAGACGAGTAGGCGAAGTTTCAAAAATGAAGCTTAAAAATTTCCTGGACCGAGATTGTTCAATTacacaaaatgaaatgaatttATCGGAGTATGAACAGAAATTGTGCAAGTACTTTGAGCGGGTCGAGCTCAAGGGAAAAAAGGGAAGAAAAGTGGCAGTGTTGCTGACTCCTGAAATGACGAAGTCCTTAAATCTGATGATTATGAAGAGAGAGCAGTGTGGTGTGCCCAATAAGAATGAGTATTTATTCGCCGTTCCTCACTGCCTCACATGCTACAGGGGACATCAATGTCTTAGGAAGTTTGCAGATGAATGTGGTGCCCAAAAACCAGATTTTTTACGATCTACTCCGCTGAGGAAAGAAATGGCAACTACTTCTCAGATATTAGATTTAAAGAACAATGAAATGGATCAGCTGGCGGACTTTTTGGGTCACGACATAaccgtgcacagacatttttaCCGTCTTTCTGATGCCACCATACAGAGTGGAAAAATTTCCAAGCTGCTTCTTGCCCTTGAGAGAGGAAAGCTGCATGAGCTAAGAGGAAAAACGCTTGATGAAATTGGAG ATTTcacagatgatgatgatgatgatgaggacGACGATGAGAGTGAGAGTGATGAAGATACAACCCTGGACACAGAAACTGCAGATGAAATTAATg